A single Mustelus asterias chromosome 4, sMusAst1.hap1.1, whole genome shotgun sequence DNA region contains:
- the LOC144492800 gene encoding interferon-inducible GTPase 5-like isoform X2 codes for MGGASSRGQSAEASNTSLFSEDELKNLKSDYESGGVEKVTPLIQKKINDLESIKLNIAVTGEAGTGKSSFINAMRGLRSSDEDGAEVDVIETTMEPTEYKHPCFPNVILWDLPGIGTTEFPVNKYLNQVKFKKYDFFIIISGCRFTEYNVKLAREIKRLGKNFYFVRPKIDIDLESMKKERREFNEKKELEKIRSCCVRKLKETGIPSPRVFLISNFDLHLYDFQLLNEVLEGDLPSIKRSVYILALLNLTLEIVEKKKKELKKRVWMLASLSGILGAVPVPGVSLGCDIGILIGGIIHFRKCMGLDDASLQRLANMAGKPVEELKAVVKTPLVGEITPDIINRLAWGSAAVVISGLELALDIIPVVGSIFGAGSSFLMTYKLLCGALDDLTENARRVVKAAFGTGENDPEQTSIQ; via the exons ATGGGAGGAGCCAGCTCCAG AGGTCAAAGCGCTGAAGCTTCAAACACTTCATTGTTCAGTGAGGATGAACTGAAGAATCTGAAATCTGATTATGAATCGGGTGGGGTGGAAAAGGTAACACCGCTGATACAGAAAAAAATTAATGACCTGGAGAGCATAAAGCTGAACATCGCAGTGACAGGAGAAGCAGGCACAGGGAAATCCAGCTTCATCAATGCGATGAGAGGACTTCGAAGCAGTGATGAGGACGGTGCTGAGGTTGATGTCATAGAAACCACAATGGAGCCAACTGAATACAAGCATCCCTGTTTCCCAAATGTTATTTTATGGGATCTGCCAGGAATTGGAACAACGGAATTCCCAGTGAATAAATACCTAAATCAAGTGAAATTTAAAAAATACGATTTCTTCATCATTATCTCAGGGTGTCGATTCACAGAATATAATGTAAAACTTGCTCGAGAGATTAAACGGCTGGGGAAGAATTTCTACTTTGTTCGACCTAAAATTGATATTGACCTTGAATCAATGAAAAAGGAAAGGAGGGAATTTAATGAAaagaaagaactggaaaagatCAGGagttgctgtgtcaggaaatTGAAAGAGACAGGGATCCCATCACCCCGTGTTTTCCTGATTTCAAACTTTGACCTGCATCTGTATGATTTTCAACTGTTAAATGAAGTTCTTGAAGGTGATCTTCCCAGTATAAAGAGAAGTGTGTACATACTGGCCCTTCTCAACCTAACCTTGGAAATTGtggagaagaaaaagaaagagctAAAGAAGCGAGTTTGGATGTTGGCATCACTTTCTGGAATATTGGGAGCAGTGCCAGTTCCTGGAGTCTCCCTTGGTTGTGATATTGGGATCCTGATTGGAGGAATAATACATTTCCGTAAATGTATGGGTCTGGATGATGCCTCCCTTCAAAGACTGGCCAACATGGCAGGGAAACCTGTGGAAGAACTGAAAGCTGTGGTGAAAACTCCCCTGGTGGGTGAAATAACTCCAGATATAATAAACAGATTAGCATGGGGATCCGCTGCTGTCGTCATATCTGGTCTTGAGCTTGCACTTGACATCATCCCAGTTGTAGGATCCATCTTTGGAGCAGGATCATCATTTCTTATGACCTACAAGTTGCTGTGTGGAGCACTGGATGAtctcacagagaatgcacggagagTGGTGAAAGCTGCATTTGGGACGGGTGAAAATGATCCAGAGCAAACATCAATTCAATGA
- the LOC144492800 gene encoding interferon-inducible GTPase 5-like isoform X1: protein MGGASSSPSAEEMKPQEPGPLVWTSTDPHCTSPINASEPHKQGQSAEASNTSLFSEDELKNLKSDYESGGVEKVTPLIQKKINDLESIKLNIAVTGEAGTGKSSFINAMRGLRSSDEDGAEVDVIETTMEPTEYKHPCFPNVILWDLPGIGTTEFPVNKYLNQVKFKKYDFFIIISGCRFTEYNVKLAREIKRLGKNFYFVRPKIDIDLESMKKERREFNEKKELEKIRSCCVRKLKETGIPSPRVFLISNFDLHLYDFQLLNEVLEGDLPSIKRSVYILALLNLTLEIVEKKKKELKKRVWMLASLSGILGAVPVPGVSLGCDIGILIGGIIHFRKCMGLDDASLQRLANMAGKPVEELKAVVKTPLVGEITPDIINRLAWGSAAVVISGLELALDIIPVVGSIFGAGSSFLMTYKLLCGALDDLTENARRVVKAAFGTGENDPEQTSIQ from the exons ATGGGAGGAGCCAGCTCCAG CCCTTCAGCAGAGGAAATGAAGCCTCAAGAACCAGGGCCCTTAGTTTGGACTTCAACCGACCCTCACTGCACAAGTCCTATCAATGCATCTGAGCCTCACAAACA AGGTCAAAGCGCTGAAGCTTCAAACACTTCATTGTTCAGTGAGGATGAACTGAAGAATCTGAAATCTGATTATGAATCGGGTGGGGTGGAAAAGGTAACACCGCTGATACAGAAAAAAATTAATGACCTGGAGAGCATAAAGCTGAACATCGCAGTGACAGGAGAAGCAGGCACAGGGAAATCCAGCTTCATCAATGCGATGAGAGGACTTCGAAGCAGTGATGAGGACGGTGCTGAGGTTGATGTCATAGAAACCACAATGGAGCCAACTGAATACAAGCATCCCTGTTTCCCAAATGTTATTTTATGGGATCTGCCAGGAATTGGAACAACGGAATTCCCAGTGAATAAATACCTAAATCAAGTGAAATTTAAAAAATACGATTTCTTCATCATTATCTCAGGGTGTCGATTCACAGAATATAATGTAAAACTTGCTCGAGAGATTAAACGGCTGGGGAAGAATTTCTACTTTGTTCGACCTAAAATTGATATTGACCTTGAATCAATGAAAAAGGAAAGGAGGGAATTTAATGAAaagaaagaactggaaaagatCAGGagttgctgtgtcaggaaatTGAAAGAGACAGGGATCCCATCACCCCGTGTTTTCCTGATTTCAAACTTTGACCTGCATCTGTATGATTTTCAACTGTTAAATGAAGTTCTTGAAGGTGATCTTCCCAGTATAAAGAGAAGTGTGTACATACTGGCCCTTCTCAACCTAACCTTGGAAATTGtggagaagaaaaagaaagagctAAAGAAGCGAGTTTGGATGTTGGCATCACTTTCTGGAATATTGGGAGCAGTGCCAGTTCCTGGAGTCTCCCTTGGTTGTGATATTGGGATCCTGATTGGAGGAATAATACATTTCCGTAAATGTATGGGTCTGGATGATGCCTCCCTTCAAAGACTGGCCAACATGGCAGGGAAACCTGTGGAAGAACTGAAAGCTGTGGTGAAAACTCCCCTGGTGGGTGAAATAACTCCAGATATAATAAACAGATTAGCATGGGGATCCGCTGCTGTCGTCATATCTGGTCTTGAGCTTGCACTTGACATCATCCCAGTTGTAGGATCCATCTTTGGAGCAGGATCATCATTTCTTATGACCTACAAGTTGCTGTGTGGAGCACTGGATGAtctcacagagaatgcacggagagTGGTGAAAGCTGCATTTGGGACGGGTGAAAATGATCCAGAGCAAACATCAATTCAATGA